The nucleotide window aacagcagacaacgctctagactagagttaaacagcagacggcgctctagactagagttaaacagcagacaacgctctagactagagttaaacagcagacggcgctctagactggagttaaacagcagacaacgctctagactagagttaaacagcagacggtgctctagactagagttaaacagcagacaacgctctagactagagttaaacagcagacaacgctctagactagagttaaacagcAGACAACGCTCTAGACTGGAGTTAAACAGCAGACAACGCTCtagactagagttaaacagcagacaacgctctagactagagttaaacagcAGACAACGCTCTAGACTGgagttaaacagcagacggcgctctagactggagttaaacagcagacaacgctctagactagagttaaacagcAGACAACGCTCTAGACTGGAGTTAAACAGCAGACAACGCTCTAGACTGGAGTTAAACAGCAGACAACGCTCtagactagagttaaacagcagacggtgctctagactagagttaaacagcagacggcgctctagactggagttaaacagcagacaacgctctagactagagttaaacagcagacaacgctctagactagagttaaacaacagatggcgctctagactggagttaaacagcagacaacgctctagactagagttaaacagcagacaacgctctagactagagttaaacagcagacggtgctctagactagagttaaacagcagacggcgctctagactagagttaaacagcagacggtgctctagactaaAGTTAAacaacagacggcgctctagactagagttaaacagcagacggtgctctagactagagtttaacagcagacggcgctctagactagagttaaacaacagacggcgctctagactagagttaaacaacaaacggcgctctagactagagttAAACAACAAACGGCGCTCTAGACTGGAGTTAAACaacagacggtgctctagactagagttaaacaacagacggtgctctagactagagttaaacaacaaacggcgctctagactagagttAAACAACAAACGGCGCTCTAGACTGGAGTTAAACaacagacggtgctctagactagagttaaacaacagacggtgctctagactagagttaaacaacagacggcgctctagactagagttaaacagcagacggcgctctagactagagttaaacagcagacggtgctctagactagagttaaacaacagacggcgctctagactagagttaaacagcagacggcgctctagactagagttaaacagcagacaacgctctagactagagttaaacagcAGACAACGCTCTAGACTGgagttaaacagcagacggcgctctagactggAGTTAAACAGCAGACAACGCTCTAGACTGGAGTTAAACAGCAGACAACGCTCtagactagagttaaacagcagacaacgctctagactagagttaaacagcagacggtgctctagactagagttaaacagcagacggcgctctagactagagttaaacagcagacaacgctctagactagagttaaacaacagatggcgctctagactggagttaaacagcagacaacgctctagactagagttaaacagcagacaacgctctagactagagttaaacagcagacggtgctctagactagagttaaacagcagacggcgctctagactagagttaaacagcagacggtgctctagactaaAGTTAAacaacagacggcgctctagactagagttaaacagcagacggtgctctagactagagttaaacagcagacggcgctctagactagagttaaacagcagacggtgctctagactaaAGTTAAacaacagacggcgctctagactagagttaaacagcagacggtgctctagactagagtttaacagcagacggcgctctagactagagttaaacaacagacggcgctctagactagagttAAACAACAAACGGCGCTCTAGACTGGAGTTAAACaacagacggtgctctagactagagttaaacaacagacggtgctctagactagagttaaacaacaaacggcgctctagactagagttAAACAACAAACGGCGCTCTAGACTGGAGTTAAACaacagacggtgctctagactagagttaaacaacagacggtgctctagactagagtTAAACAACAGACGTCGCTCtagactagagttaaacagcagacggtgctctagactagagttaaacagcagacggtgctctagactagagttaaacaacagacggcgctctagactagagttaaacagcagacggtgctctagactagagttaaacagcagactgcgctctagactagagttaaacagcagacggtgctctagactagagttaaacaacagacggtgctctagactagagttaaacaacagacggcgctctagactagagttaaacagcagacggcgctctagactagagttaaacaacagacggcgctctagactagagttaaacagcagacggtgctctagactagagttaaacagcagacggcgctctagactagagttaaacaacagacggcgctctagactagagttaaacagcagatggcactagACTAGATTTAAagagcagacggcgctctagactagagttaaacagtaAATGTGCTCtagacggtgctctagactaaagataaacagcagacggcgctctagaatagttttaagcagcagacggcgctctaggccagagttaaacagcagacggcgctctaggttacCTGAAGCTCTGCATCAGCGGCAGGGGTTTGTTGCTGTAGCGGTCTGCACTCATCATGACGCTGTGTTTGAGCGGCTCGTGGCTCACAATGTAGGAGAGTTTGGAGAAGATGAAGTAAGTGCCGTCCTGCAGGCAGATCAGACTGTTGTTGTGGTGCTCTAAACCCCTGATGAACACCGGCAAACCGTTCAACCTCCAGCGCAACACATCATCTGATGAGGACAGAGGAGacgcacctgcacacacacacacacacgcacgcatgcacgcacgcacacacacaaaacataatgGATAAACATAATGGTGTGTGAGCTtttactgtgtgtatgtgtgtgtgtgtgtgtgtgtgtgtgtgtgtgtgtgtgtgtgtgtgtgtgtgtgtgtgtgtgtgtgtgtgtgtgtgtgtgtgtgtgtgtgttctcttacTCTGCAGAAACGCAGCCGGTTTGTTCTCAGCTTTGCGGGTTTTATCCGGAATAATTTCATTactttctgtaaaaaaaacacaaatgaagccaAACTCATCATGAcgagccatgtgtgtgtgtgtgtgtgtgtgtgtgtgtgtgtgtttaccaacCGTGAGCACTGCTGTCCCACAGGTCATTCCCTCCCTGCAGATGAACAttcacattaatattattattcaaaacatacacacacacacacacacacaaaaatgcacacatgcacgcacacacactaaaaTATACTCACCTTTCTGTATCCCATTTTCTGGAAGTCTGATGACTAGGAAAAGAAAGAGGAAATAATATTGGGCATCAAGTTTTCTTAACATTTttggaaacacacacatacacacacacacacacacacacacatacagtaataaAGTACTCACTTCAAACACTGATCATTCCCTGAATAAATCCAcactaacacactcacacactctcacattcagaAACAGAACAGCTCATTTATAAAGCCAGTtgtgaccgtgtgtgtgtgtgtgtgtgtatgtgtgtgtgtgtgtgtgttcagatgtgaACAGTCTGAGCAGAAGCCGCACTTTAACAGGTGAAACTGAAgcacattatgatgatgattatgattattattattaataataatgatgataatcagAGGTGACATGGtcgcttagtggttagcactgtggcctcacagcaagaaggtcgctggttcgagtcccggctgggtcagttggtgtttctgtgtggagtttgcatgttctccctgcgttagcgtgggtttcctccgtgtcaTTCAGGGGAGTGATATGGAACTGTAATGCATTCTAAActtgccggaactactttatctgtgcctTTATTTGACagtagagtggaggaactatggcGTTAATTTGTATACAAAAACCCGGAAGCAACCTCTTCCTTCtcttcactcctctgacctctaaaggtgctctagtgacagatgctagagcTCATGGTCTttggcctccttgttagagcaagcagctcccatgcggaaggtcgccggttcaatcccagctctaAGCGTATTGGGTGGCGTAGGAACGGCGGGGTTACATGAGTTAGCATTttagtcaatgggttttttcaatAGGGTTTCAGTCAAATGGCTTAAATAAGGTTGCTgtctaacacaaactcaagatactttcacgttttattctacAATTTgcaacacatcagttacagcacactcttgatttattaaatcagttatgcttctttaaaaagacggctGCTATCATTTGGAATAACAGGCGTATTTTACAAAAGtggaaatctttattttttaaagactggCTTGACAAAGGAGTTTGGAATGTAATTCATTTAtcggatgatgatgatgatgattatatgTTGATGATcattttaagttaaaaattaatttttaattgttcATATAAAGAATTCTCTTTGGTTGTTAAAGCTATTCCTGTAGATTTGAGGACTTTAGTTAAAGgtataatggtcacactttacaataaggttcattagttaatgttaattaatgcatttactaacatgcacaaacaatgaacaatatatttaccactgtatttgttcatgttagttaacgttagttaatgaaaatacagcagttcattgttagttcatgttaactcatggtgcattaactaatgttaacaagcatggacttggatgttaatattgcattagtaaatgtccgaatatgattaataaatgctgtacatgtattgttcatgattagttcatgttagtaaatgcattaactaatgaaccttattgtaaagtgttaccggtaTAATAAAGGTGCAATACTCTTCTGTAATACCTACACGGGTTGTTTGGTTTTATTGATAATTATTCATTTCTGGATATTAAATGTAACAGCAAAGTCTTGGGAAAAGTTTAATCTGAGAAATTTTCTAAAGAGGACACTATTGAAGATAGAAAGAGATGCCTGTCCTTTCCCTCGTTACCTAAAATGCAAGAAGtacaattcaaaacaaaaatcTATCCAAATGAGTTTCTTAGAATAAGATTTAATTTAGACAGTAGTGCTTGTATTTTCTGCTTGAAAGATATTGAATCTCAGgaacatctttttttaaatagtttttctatTGTCGAAGCCTTTTGGGACAGATTTTATGAGTGATTGATGGCAAAAAATGTAATACCTGCGTTTGACCatcacattgtgaaatttggcatttttatgaaaaacaaagaAATGGAATTTCTGTGTAAATGTTGATTTTAGCTAAATTTTATAtccacaaatgtagatttgttgaAGTTTCTCCTTGtttcaaagcatttaaaaatgattttaacatgttatataaattcaaaacagGTCAAAACAAAAGCTCTCGAAACTTTTGTCAGCTTATGTGGACTGACCCCCCCCCGAATCTAATGTATAttcttttgtaatatttattgtttatttatgttattattactattaatgtgTAATGTTTTGTTTATCATATGGTGCTAGGACAtaatgttatatacagttgaagtcagaattattcgaccctccaaatgatgttgaacagattgaggaaatgttcacagtgtgtctgataatatttgttcttctggagaaagtctgatttgttttattttggctagaataaaagcagtttttaattttattaacacccttttgaggtcaatattattcgcccctttaagctatatttttgttttggatagtctccagaacaaaccatcgttatacaataacttgcctaattaccctaactttaccctaattaccctagtgaagcctttacatgtcacttaaagctgtatagaagtgtcttgaagaatatctagtctaatattatttactgtcatcatgacaaagagaaaataaatcagttattagagatgagttattaacactattatgattagaaatgtgtttctctccgttaaacagaaattggggaaaaaaaataaacagggggtgaataattctgacttcaactgtacgtttaTCAATGAAAGTAAATATCTATTTGTTATTTGAAGGTTACATAAAAAattcaatcaaaaataaagaGCGACTGCTAAAGTGGACTgcaggcggtgtcggagacataacacgtcatcgagctgatctggtctggagcgcagctcgcttgtgttgggcgtttggatttgcctgtatttaggtattttcatgaatagtattttatagtttgctgtattattctaattgggaattcagattgtgtgtagataatgccttcacatGTAAAGACTGTCAAGACAGACTAATTTGTTGATCATCTATTTTAGTTAAACGGTGTTATGAAGATActgcagtgcagcctgtctctttcctgctctgagtaatgcaaacgtgtgaataaacgtgtaaaaaacacacataatAATGTGATCAGGGGATTTTTCCTCTggtttttcttcatctgaacacatttaactctgtcataaccacagtatttacactcctccttaaaatatatatcagatgtgactgtatggggtGCTTTTCGCTGTACTCTCTGACTcttattatttctaaatataagCTTGAAGagtcgtctgtagcagggtggtgctgacgtcacaggcgagcgCAATGAAGTcagtgtagtccgtttatagcctaatgttagcttttcagtgcatttgcatttaagatccaacagtgctcaaagttgtattttggtgtgaggattatcccgctggacaaaacgtgtaagtgtaatgagcagtgtttgaacacagagctaaTCATTCGCAACCTTTGAAAAGCCAATGGGGAACTCCTATAAGGATTTTGTCGGGGGAGctagttttatgctagcagccgactTGCCTACAAgctgacgtcatagttcctccactttaTAAACCTTAGTATGCTCATCAGCCCATCAGAATCAGCCCTGCAGTTTAATAATCAGACTTAAGTCCTGAAGATcgtcactaataataataattattattattaatattaataataataatattattaataataataataatattaataataataataagtcactGA belongs to Danio rerio strain Tuebingen ecotype United States chromosome 1, GRCz12tu, whole genome shotgun sequence and includes:
- the LOC108190761 gene encoding tumor necrosis factor ligand superfamily member 14, producing MTEPAGKERSPQVFVVDAPAPAPVPAPVLVPFRPAVQRFSAVHVLLSVALLGVCIEAGLIWNLYSRSTSSDFQKMGYRKGGNDLWDSSAHESNEIIPDKTRKAENKPAAFLQSASPLSSSDDVLRWRLNGLPVFIRGLEHHNNSLICLQDGTYFIFSKLSYIVSHEPLKHSVMMSADRYSNKPLPLMQSFRFLSASASQSGRDSSFLAGVFQLEIGDQVFVKVSNISLVHDNPNENFFGAFMV